From Streptomyces sp. NBC_00683, one genomic window encodes:
- a CDS encoding ABC transporter substrate-binding protein — MNRKHHLRAAAAVAALAIVMTGCSTKGDTSDGSADSSGIKTGPGITKSTIKVGVLTDISGPAAPLGKSALQAEQLHLKQVNEAGGVCGRTIELTVRDHGLDVQKAVSAYAEIEPQIAALGQISGSAQTAALLDSIEKDKLQSIQIGASGTVLGKPHIRLIASTYDIDMVNGVAFLAKAAKLKKGDKVGHVYIEGEYGGNAAEGAEFAAEKAGLQLVPQTVKSTDKDLTAQVTALRAAKVKAIVFSGVPAQTASLVGVAAATGLKVPVLASAPAYVPQLLATPAKPALEKMLYIASPWPALSVDDPSVKKLVADYTSAYPKDPVNQAAQAGNGAASLLVGTLKAACAAKDLSREGISSALRSLTAFSEGFHEPQDFSDPAKASSTKTYIAQPAAGVPGGLKQVHGGTEDPAVAEYLAASGG, encoded by the coding sequence GTGAACCGTAAGCACCACCTCAGAGCCGCTGCCGCTGTCGCCGCCCTGGCCATCGTGATGACCGGATGCAGCACCAAGGGCGACACGTCCGACGGGTCCGCCGACAGCTCCGGAATCAAGACCGGTCCCGGCATCACGAAGAGCACGATCAAGGTCGGCGTCCTCACCGACATCAGCGGTCCCGCCGCCCCGCTGGGCAAGAGCGCCCTGCAGGCCGAACAGCTCCACCTCAAGCAGGTGAACGAGGCGGGCGGCGTCTGCGGGCGCACCATCGAACTGACGGTGCGCGACCACGGACTCGACGTGCAGAAAGCCGTCTCGGCCTACGCCGAGATCGAACCCCAGATCGCCGCGCTCGGTCAGATCAGCGGATCCGCGCAGACCGCCGCGCTGCTCGACAGCATCGAGAAGGACAAGCTGCAGTCGATCCAGATCGGCGCCTCCGGCACCGTGCTGGGCAAGCCCCACATCCGACTGATCGCGAGCACGTACGACATCGACATGGTCAACGGGGTCGCCTTCCTGGCGAAGGCCGCGAAGCTCAAGAAGGGGGACAAGGTCGGCCACGTCTACATCGAGGGCGAGTACGGCGGCAACGCGGCCGAGGGCGCCGAGTTCGCCGCGGAGAAGGCCGGACTCCAACTGGTGCCGCAGACCGTTAAGTCCACCGACAAGGACCTGACCGCGCAGGTGACGGCTCTGCGGGCGGCCAAGGTCAAGGCGATCGTCTTCAGCGGGGTCCCGGCCCAGACCGCTTCGCTTGTCGGTGTCGCCGCGGCGACCGGACTGAAGGTGCCGGTCCTCGCCAGCGCCCCCGCCTACGTTCCCCAGTTGCTTGCCACTCCGGCGAAGCCGGCCCTGGAGAAGATGCTGTACATCGCCAGTCCCTGGCCGGCCCTGAGCGTCGACGACCCGTCGGTGAAGAAGCTGGTCGCCGACTACACCTCGGCGTACCCGAAGGACCCGGTGAACCAGGCGGCCCAGGCCGGCAACGGGGCCGCCTCCCTGCTGGTGGGCACCCTCAAGGCAGCCTGCGCGGCGAAGGACCTCAGCCGAGAGGGCATCAGCTCCGCCCTGCGCAGCCTCACCGCGTTCTCCGAGGGCTTCCACGAGCCGCAGGACTTCTCGGACCCGGCCAAGGCGTCCAGCACGAAGACGTACATCGCACAGCCCGCCGCGGGCGTGCCGGGCGGTCTGAAGCAGGTCCATGGCGGCACCGAGGACCCGGCCGTCGCCGAATACCTGGCCGCCTCCGGCGGCTGA
- a CDS encoding sodium:solute symporter family transporter translates to MVNAAASYATPDSFYVVFMVFLSLCGFLWIVTGTTEDDAAMLPTSDRPGKAWRSGLAISGDSLSAVTLMALVGLITLTGFDGVMISLACAMSLVLLMLLAEPLRRAGGHTVADALARRFPERSVRVALGLLTLMICLPYLVLQLTAIGALTTFVLGLTSSAAQAGCIIATGLLMIFLAVSGGLRGTARVQVVKVVALLLVLSVVALLVLHRFGWNPDRLLGAAAARSSHGDAFLGPGVQYGSGAYAMANRFGQFITLALAVGCLPQVTMRILSAPGGRATRSAMHWAIAQFLLVSALLAVIGVGAAAVLGGPELLTADSTGNSALLLVADALRPGGVLMPAVFCAVFLTALATVADVSIAAAISVARDLLPRSAPRSSAPDPRQERLARWTATLIGALTIALAVLSANWNLLVLSTLAMTLTASALAPVLAYGLLWPRFTGRGVLWCVYGSSLLTIVLVIVSPLISGSPTAALPDHDFRWTALVNPGVLTVPFGFLLGWLGSLPGARGETADGTGRPRMRSGNGRRFMGS, encoded by the coding sequence GTGGTGAACGCGGCGGCGTCCTACGCGACGCCGGACTCCTTCTACGTCGTCTTCATGGTCTTTCTGAGCCTGTGCGGATTCCTGTGGATCGTCACCGGGACCACCGAGGACGACGCGGCCATGCTGCCGACCTCCGACCGCCCCGGCAAGGCGTGGCGCAGTGGGCTCGCCATCAGCGGCGACAGCCTGTCTGCCGTCACCCTGATGGCACTCGTCGGCCTCATCACACTCACCGGCTTCGACGGCGTCATGATCTCCCTCGCCTGCGCGATGAGCCTCGTGCTGCTGATGTTGCTCGCCGAGCCGCTGCGCAGAGCAGGCGGGCACACAGTCGCGGACGCCTTGGCCCGGCGATTCCCCGAGCGCTCGGTCCGCGTGGCCCTCGGACTCCTGACGCTGATGATCTGCCTGCCCTACCTTGTCCTGCAGTTGACCGCGATCGGCGCCCTGACCACGTTCGTACTCGGCCTCACCAGCAGCGCGGCCCAAGCCGGATGCATCATCGCCACCGGCCTTCTGATGATCTTTCTCGCCGTCAGCGGCGGTCTCCGCGGCACCGCCCGCGTACAGGTGGTCAAGGTGGTGGCCCTGCTCCTGGTCCTGTCCGTCGTGGCCCTCCTTGTACTGCATCGTTTCGGCTGGAACCCCGACCGTCTGCTCGGCGCGGCGGCCGCGCGGAGCAGCCACGGCGACGCCTTCCTCGGCCCCGGCGTGCAGTACGGCTCAGGGGCGTACGCCATGGCGAACCGTTTCGGACAGTTCATCACTCTGGCTCTCGCGGTCGGTTGCCTGCCGCAGGTCACGATGCGGATCCTTTCCGCTCCCGGCGGCCGCGCGACACGTTCGGCCATGCACTGGGCCATCGCCCAGTTCCTACTGGTGTCCGCGCTGCTCGCGGTGATCGGGGTCGGGGCGGCCGCGGTTCTCGGCGGACCGGAGCTGCTCACGGCCGACTCCACAGGAAACAGTGCACTGCTTCTGGTGGCGGACGCTCTGCGCCCGGGCGGTGTGCTCATGCCGGCGGTGTTCTGCGCCGTGTTCCTCACCGCACTGGCCACCGTCGCCGATGTCTCCATCGCAGCGGCCATCTCGGTGGCCCGTGACCTGCTGCCACGCTCCGCGCCGCGGAGCAGTGCACCTGATCCGCGTCAGGAGCGCCTCGCGCGGTGGACGGCGACACTCATCGGCGCTCTCACCATCGCGCTCGCGGTCCTGTCCGCCAACTGGAATCTGCTGGTGCTGTCCACCCTCGCGATGACGCTGACCGCCTCGGCTCTCGCACCCGTCCTCGCTTACGGACTGCTGTGGCCGCGCTTCACGGGTCGCGGCGTGCTGTGGTGCGTCTACGGTTCGAGTCTCCTCACGATCGTGCTCGTCATCGTCTCTCCGTTGATCTCCGGCAGTCCCACCGCTGCCCTGCCCGACCACGACTTCCGCTGGACGGCCCTGGTCAACCCGGGGGTGCTGACCGTCCCCTTCGGCTTCCTGCTCGGCTGGCTCGGCAGCCTGCCGGGGGCGCGAGGAGAGACCGCCGACGGAACCGGCAGACCACGTATGCGAAGCGGTAACGGCCGCCGATTCATGGGGAGTTGA
- a CDS encoding VOC family protein, with translation MLRLGIPVIGVTDIPRAVAFWSAALNLVESQEAKSETWRTLNHADGSGRALGLQRSTSPSEPRPRLHLDLFTDTAEEQRAEVRRLTDLGAGVIDWELYPADPDFVVLADPDGNIFCVVDLSRASSGDN, from the coding sequence ATGCTGCGACTCGGAATCCCTGTCATCGGTGTCACGGACATTCCTCGCGCTGTTGCCTTCTGGTCAGCCGCTTTGAACCTGGTTGAATCTCAGGAGGCGAAGAGCGAGACGTGGAGGACCCTCAACCACGCCGACGGCTCCGGGCGTGCCCTCGGGCTGCAACGCAGCACGTCCCCGTCCGAGCCGCGGCCCCGTCTCCACCTGGACCTCTTCACGGACACGGCGGAGGAGCAACGAGCGGAGGTCCGGCGGCTGACCGATCTGGGCGCCGGCGTGATCGACTGGGAGCTCTACCCGGCCGATCCCGACTTCGTCGTCCTGGCCGACCCGGACGGCAACATCTTCTGCGTAGTGGATCTGAGCCGTGCATCCAGCGGAGACAACTGA
- a CDS encoding DUF3253 domain-containing protein gives MDRRLERTILELLERRDPKATICPSDAARAVYEGEGDGWRALMESARRAAHRLVEAGEVEITQGGSPVEPSKVRGPIRIRRVR, from the coding sequence ATGGACCGACGCTTGGAACGGACCATTCTGGAGCTGTTGGAGCGGCGTGACCCGAAAGCCACGATCTGCCCCTCCGACGCCGCACGGGCGGTGTACGAAGGGGAGGGCGACGGATGGCGCGCGCTGATGGAGTCGGCACGTCGCGCGGCCCACCGGTTGGTCGAGGCCGGTGAGGTGGAGATCACCCAGGGTGGTAGCCCCGTCGAGCCCTCGAAGGTCCGCGGCCCGATCCGCATCCGTCGCGTCCGCTGA
- a CDS encoding alpha-glucosidase C-terminal domain-containing protein, whose amino-acid sequence MGENLATEGRQAVRTPMQWTPDKSGGFTAGEGVELPNPVVTGAFGPTKVNAHDQAHDPASPLGRMRTLIERYRETPELAWGDYRVIDADDPGVLVHLSSLEGGAVLVLHNFSERSVTTSVEVPGLRGGRLLTDVFTGDTLKSAAAGLVDVVLDPYGYRWLRANTPLDDPDRATAV is encoded by the coding sequence ATGGGCGAGAACCTCGCCACCGAGGGCCGGCAGGCCGTCCGCACCCCGATGCAGTGGACGCCTGACAAGAGTGGCGGTTTCACCGCGGGGGAGGGAGTGGAGCTGCCCAATCCCGTCGTGACGGGTGCGTTCGGCCCGACGAAGGTCAACGCGCACGACCAGGCACACGACCCGGCTTCGCCGCTGGGTCGGATGCGGACGCTGATCGAACGCTACCGGGAGACCCCCGAGCTGGCCTGGGGCGACTACCGGGTCATCGACGCGGACGATCCGGGCGTGCTGGTCCACCTCAGTTCGCTGGAGGGCGGCGCGGTGCTCGTGCTGCACAATTTCTCCGAGCGGTCCGTCACCACCTCCGTCGAGGTCCCGGGACTGAGGGGCGGTCGGCTGCTCACCGATGTCTTCACCGGTGACACCCTCAAGTCGGCGGCCGCCGGCCTCGTCGATGTCGTGCTGGACCCGTACGGTTACCGGTGGCTGAGGGCCAACACCCCCCTTGACGACCCGGATCGGGCGACGGCGGTGTGA
- a CDS encoding snapalysin family zinc-dependent metalloprotease: MPHSSWLKAVGAAFAVALATATSAHAAPAPAPELTAATSVAAVVTLHYDDSRAGGWEAAIAAGVASWNRNVSNVRLVEAAPGTRAEIQIVATSGWPQATLGPVRPGGQVRVELGSQAVSEGYDKTRIATHEMGHSLGLPDTKPGPCSQLMSGSAAGTSCTNAVPNATERSRVESAYAGGLASLVPADGRTLVDAP, from the coding sequence ATGCCGCACTCCTCATGGCTGAAGGCGGTCGGCGCCGCCTTCGCGGTCGCCCTGGCCACAGCAACATCAGCCCACGCCGCACCCGCGCCCGCACCGGAGTTGACCGCAGCAACAAGCGTGGCTGCCGTAGTGACACTCCACTACGACGACAGCCGCGCAGGCGGCTGGGAAGCGGCGATCGCCGCCGGAGTCGCCTCGTGGAACCGGAACGTCAGCAACGTCAGGCTCGTCGAAGCCGCACCCGGTACCCGGGCCGAGATCCAGATCGTCGCCACCAGTGGCTGGCCGCAGGCGACACTTGGACCGGTGCGCCCGGGTGGCCAGGTGCGTGTCGAACTCGGAAGTCAGGCGGTGTCCGAGGGCTATGACAAGACCCGCATCGCCACCCACGAGATGGGGCACAGCCTGGGCCTGCCCGACACCAAGCCCGGCCCGTGCTCCCAGCTGATGTCAGGGTCGGCCGCGGGCACCAGTTGCACGAACGCGGTTCCGAACGCGACTGAACGATCCCGTGTCGAGTCTGCCTACGCCGGCGGCCTCGCCTCGCTCGTTCCCGCCGACGGCCGCACTCTGGTGGACGCGCCCTAG
- a CDS encoding helix-turn-helix domain-containing protein, with the protein MTADDSFGRLDDDDYPAYTMGRAADMLNTTQSFLRAIGEARLITPLRSAGGHRRYSRYQLRIAARARELVDQGTPVEAACRIVILEDQLEEAQRINAESHRGVKPASTPSAA; encoded by the coding sequence ATGACAGCAGACGACTCCTTCGGCCGTCTCGATGACGATGACTACCCCGCCTACACCATGGGCCGGGCCGCCGACATGCTCAACACCACCCAGAGCTTCCTCCGCGCCATCGGTGAAGCCCGCCTCATCACCCCGCTGCGCTCCGCGGGCGGCCACCGCCGCTACTCCCGCTACCAACTGCGCATCGCCGCCCGTGCCCGCGAACTCGTCGACCAAGGCACTCCCGTCGAAGCCGCCTGCCGCATCGTCATCCTCGAAGACCAGCTGGAAGAAGCCCAGCGCATCAACGCCGAATCCCACCGAGGCGTCAAGCCGGCCAGTACGCCATCTGCGGCCTGA
- a CDS encoding ATP-binding protein, with the protein MNSTTISITSAPPVPTVVQGDSAAGIGRARQAARAFTARLNPAPDQDMTHTLVLVVSELVTNALRHGGGTFSLRLNTHPDAIEVAVDDTSPRLPRMRTPDLNGPGGGFR; encoded by the coding sequence ATGAACAGCACGACGATCAGCATCACCTCGGCGCCCCCCGTACCGACCGTGGTCCAGGGCGACAGTGCGGCCGGTATCGGCCGGGCCCGCCAGGCCGCCCGCGCCTTCACCGCCCGCCTCAACCCGGCACCCGACCAAGACATGACGCACACGCTCGTCCTGGTGGTCTCCGAGCTCGTCACCAACGCCCTGCGCCACGGCGGCGGCACCTTCAGCCTCCGCCTGAACACCCACCCCGACGCCATCGAAGTCGCCGTCGACGACACCAGCCCACGGCTGCCGCGCATGCGCACCCCCGACCTGAACGGCCCCGGCGGCGGCTTCCGTTGA
- a CDS encoding SDR family oxidoreductase, which yields MSDSPQDPTTKHPQPEFPQQDQEPPGWSGPMDPPPDHGEESYRGTGLLRDRAAVVTGGDSGIGRAVALAYAREGADVLFTHLPSEAEDARETTRLVEKSGRRGLAVPCDIRDEEQCRRLVERAVTEFGRIDVLVNNAAYQMSQPQGIEDISTEQFDRVVRTNLYGMFWLCKMAVPHIPRGGSIINTTSVQAYKPSPHLLDYAMTKGAIVTFTQGLAQMLVDRGIRVNAVAPGPVWTPLIPATLPDTQEFGKQAPMGRPAQPAEMAPAYVFLASEHASFITAEIMNATGGTPLP from the coding sequence ATGAGTGACAGCCCGCAGGACCCCACGACCAAGCATCCGCAGCCGGAGTTCCCTCAGCAGGATCAGGAGCCGCCGGGCTGGAGCGGCCCGATGGACCCTCCGCCCGACCACGGTGAGGAGTCCTACCGAGGGACCGGGCTGCTGAGGGACCGAGCGGCGGTCGTGACCGGCGGCGACTCCGGTATCGGCCGGGCCGTCGCTCTGGCTTACGCCCGTGAGGGGGCGGACGTCCTGTTCACCCACCTGCCCTCGGAGGCGGAGGACGCACGAGAGACCACCCGCCTGGTCGAGAAGTCGGGCCGTCGAGGCCTGGCGGTTCCATGCGACATTCGCGATGAGGAGCAGTGTCGTCGCCTTGTCGAGCGGGCCGTGACAGAGTTCGGCCGGATCGATGTTCTGGTCAACAACGCGGCCTACCAGATGTCCCAGCCCCAGGGCATCGAGGACATCTCCACGGAGCAGTTCGACCGGGTCGTGCGCACGAACCTGTACGGCATGTTCTGGCTGTGCAAGATGGCCGTGCCGCACATTCCTCGGGGCGGTTCCATCATCAATACGACGTCGGTGCAGGCCTACAAGCCAAGCCCGCACCTGCTCGACTACGCGATGACCAAGGGCGCCATCGTCACGTTCACCCAGGGGCTGGCGCAGATGCTGGTCGACAGGGGTATCCGCGTCAACGCCGTTGCTCCGGGACCGGTGTGGACGCCGCTGATCCCGGCCACGTTGCCGGACACCCAGGAGTTCGGCAAGCAGGCGCCGATGGGCCGGCCGGCCCAGCCCGCGGAGATGGCCCCCGCCTATGTGTTCCTGGCCTCGGAGCACGCGAGCTTCATCACCGCGGAGATCATGAACGCCACCGGAGGCACGCCGCTCCCTTGA
- a CDS encoding carbon-nitrogen hydrolase family protein, whose protein sequence is MKIATAQFTCAPADISANVRLIASLAGEARALGAELVVFPELALTGYELEALRARPDLWVRADDPRLDAVRASGVATVVNCAAATDGEQPAIETLVFGPDGELITRYRKQHLFEHEQEVFVAGQHDGRFEFGGLRFALATCFDNHFSDLVSRGAAEGCQVHLASSLYGTGGGVKELAAVYPGIAKDFGLHVVVANHVGPAGAWTGCGRSALWAAGGDLLAQADADTPMVVTAEVG, encoded by the coding sequence ATGAAGATCGCGACAGCTCAGTTCACCTGTGCCCCTGCTGACATTTCGGCCAATGTGCGGCTGATCGCCTCCCTCGCCGGCGAGGCGCGTGCACTGGGTGCCGAGCTGGTGGTGTTCCCCGAGCTGGCGCTGACGGGGTACGAGCTCGAAGCCCTGCGTGCCCGCCCTGATCTCTGGGTGCGGGCGGACGACCCGCGCCTGGACGCGGTCCGGGCGAGCGGAGTCGCCACCGTCGTCAACTGCGCTGCAGCCACCGACGGGGAGCAACCCGCCATCGAGACGCTGGTCTTCGGGCCCGACGGCGAACTGATCACCAGGTATCGCAAGCAGCACCTGTTCGAGCACGAGCAGGAGGTATTCGTAGCAGGACAGCACGACGGCCGATTCGAGTTCGGAGGGCTGCGTTTCGCCCTTGCCACGTGTTTCGACAACCACTTCTCCGACCTGGTCTCCCGTGGTGCCGCCGAGGGGTGTCAGGTGCACCTGGCAAGCTCGCTGTACGGCACGGGCGGCGGAGTGAAGGAGCTCGCGGCGGTGTATCCGGGCATTGCCAAGGACTTCGGTCTGCACGTCGTCGTGGCCAACCATGTCGGCCCTGCGGGTGCGTGGACCGGCTGCGGCCGCTCCGCGCTGTGGGCTGCAGGCGGCGACCTTCTCGCACAGGCCGACGCGGACACCCCCATGGTGGTCACCGCAGAGGTCGGATAG
- a CDS encoding dihydrofolate reductase family protein, with amino-acid sequence MGLIHIEMFATLDLVGQAPGGPDEDPVGFPFGGWQAPLLDEVAGAQVGAAYEGTDALLLGRRTYDIFAGYWPHQEGGKDNEIATLFNSVPKYVASRGRPDLSWAGSTQLGPDLAGSVHEIRDRHEHVKVVGSLNLVQTLLREKLFDRLDLWLHPIVLGVGKKVFDDGAVPTNVTLLAPPAASPKGTVYLRYGLADGTPATGDMTAPDRGAGNDA; translated from the coding sequence ATGGGCCTCATCCACATCGAGATGTTCGCGACCCTCGACCTCGTCGGGCAAGCGCCCGGCGGTCCCGACGAGGACCCGGTGGGGTTCCCGTTCGGTGGCTGGCAGGCGCCTTTGCTGGACGAGGTCGCCGGGGCGCAGGTAGGTGCCGCGTACGAGGGAACGGACGCCCTCTTGCTCGGCCGGCGGACGTACGACATCTTCGCCGGCTACTGGCCTCACCAGGAGGGCGGCAAGGACAACGAGATCGCCACGCTCTTCAACAGCGTCCCGAAGTACGTGGCGTCTCGCGGCAGGCCCGACCTCTCGTGGGCCGGATCCACGCAGCTCGGCCCGGACCTCGCCGGCTCGGTGCACGAGATCCGTGACCGGCACGAGCACGTGAAGGTCGTCGGCAGCCTGAACCTGGTGCAGACCCTCCTGCGCGAGAAGCTCTTCGACCGTCTCGACCTCTGGCTGCATCCGATCGTGCTGGGGGTCGGTAAGAAGGTGTTCGACGACGGCGCGGTGCCCACCAACGTCACGCTCCTCGCACCCCCTGCAGCCAGCCCGAAGGGCACCGTGTACCTCCGCTACGGACTCGCCGACGGCACTCCCGCAACGGGGGACATGACCGCACCCGATCGCGGTGCCGGCAACGACGCTTGA
- a CDS encoding acyl-CoA dehydrogenase: MPSDLLLNPRTYDPAHFDPESRRLLRATIDWFETRGKKALLSDYIDRTWYADFLEFAAKEGLFAAFLTPSASAADDESKRWDTARNAALNEILGFYGLNYWYTWQVTILGLGPVWQSANPQAHARAAQLLSEGHVMAFGLSEKGHGADIYQTDLVLTPDGKGGFLANGSKYYIGNGNVAGLVSVFGRRSDIEGPDGYVFFAADSRHPDYHLVKNVVNSQMFVSEFRLEDYPVGAEDVMHTGKAAFDAALNTINIGKFNLCAASIGICEHAMYEAVTHADNRILYGKPVTAFPHVRREFTDAYIRLVAMKLFSGRAVDYFRSAGPDDRRYLLFNPMTKMKVTTEGEKVIDLMWDVIAAKGFEKDTYFDKAARDIRGLPKLEGTVHVNLALILKFMPNYLFDPAEYAPVPTRLDAADDTFLFQQGPARGLGAIRFHDWRTAYDAHADRPNVARFREQADALCELLSQHAPDRAQQQDLDFSLVIGHLFALVVYGQLVLEQAELTGLDADVLDEIFDVLIRDFSAYATELYGKAATTDAQAAWALAAIRRPVADTERWARVWSQVEALSGAYEMQSS; encoded by the coding sequence GACTACATCGACCGCACCTGGTACGCGGACTTCCTGGAGTTCGCGGCCAAGGAGGGCCTTTTCGCCGCCTTCCTCACCCCGTCCGCCAGCGCGGCCGACGACGAGAGCAAGCGCTGGGACACCGCCCGCAACGCCGCCCTCAACGAGATTCTCGGCTTCTACGGCCTGAACTACTGGTACACCTGGCAGGTCACCATCCTCGGCCTCGGACCGGTGTGGCAGAGCGCGAACCCCCAGGCGCACGCCCGCGCGGCGCAGCTGCTGTCCGAAGGGCATGTCATGGCCTTCGGACTGTCCGAGAAGGGCCACGGCGCCGACATCTACCAGACGGACCTGGTTCTCACCCCGGACGGCAAGGGCGGCTTCCTCGCCAACGGCTCCAAGTACTACATCGGCAACGGCAACGTCGCCGGTCTCGTCTCCGTCTTCGGCCGCCGCTCCGACATCGAGGGCCCCGACGGCTACGTATTCTTCGCCGCGGACAGTCGCCACCCCGACTACCACCTGGTGAAGAACGTGGTGAACTCGCAGATGTTCGTCAGCGAGTTCCGCCTCGAGGACTACCCGGTGGGCGCCGAGGACGTGATGCACACCGGGAAGGCCGCCTTCGACGCCGCCCTCAACACCATCAACATCGGCAAGTTCAACCTGTGCGCCGCCTCCATCGGCATCTGCGAACACGCCATGTACGAGGCGGTCACCCACGCAGACAACCGCATCCTGTACGGCAAGCCGGTCACGGCTTTCCCGCACGTGCGCCGGGAGTTCACGGACGCGTACATCCGGCTGGTCGCCATGAAGCTCTTCAGCGGCCGGGCTGTCGACTACTTCCGCTCCGCCGGCCCGGACGACCGCCGCTACCTTCTCTTCAACCCGATGACCAAGATGAAGGTCACCACCGAGGGCGAGAAGGTCATCGACCTGATGTGGGACGTCATCGCCGCCAAGGGGTTCGAGAAGGACACCTACTTCGACAAGGCGGCCCGGGACATCCGCGGCCTGCCCAAGCTGGAGGGCACGGTCCACGTCAACCTCGCCCTGATCCTGAAGTTCATGCCCAACTACCTGTTCGATCCGGCCGAGTACGCGCCCGTGCCCACCCGTCTCGACGCGGCGGACGACACCTTCCTGTTCCAGCAGGGACCGGCGCGCGGTCTGGGCGCCATCCGCTTCCACGACTGGCGCACCGCCTATGACGCGCACGCCGACCGGCCCAACGTGGCCCGCTTCCGGGAGCAGGCAGACGCGCTGTGCGAGCTGCTGTCCCAGCACGCTCCCGACCGGGCCCAACAGCAGGACCTCGACTTCTCGCTCGTCATCGGCCACCTCTTCGCCCTGGTGGTCTACGGCCAACTGGTGCTGGAGCAGGCTGAGCTGACCGGCCTGGACGCCGACGTGCTGGACGAGATCTTCGACGTTCTGATCCGCGACTTCTCCGCCTACGCCACCGAGCTGTACGGCAAGGCCGCCACCACCGACGCGCAGGCCGCCTGGGCCCTGGCCGCCATCCGGCGTCCGGTGGCCGACACCGAGCGCTGGGCCCGTGTCTGGTCCCAGGTCGAGGCGCTGTCCGGCGCCTACGAGATGCAGTCCTCGTAA